The proteins below come from a single Kitasatospora sp. NBC_00315 genomic window:
- a CDS encoding maleylpyruvate isomerase family mycothiol-dependent enzyme, which translates to MTASLPDLRVREQLHESITATAEDIAVLLRGGADPAARIPDSEWTVGEAAAHLVVANELMAELAAGADRPYGDGTAGSLAAANVDSLAAFTERSPEVLAEAVATHARAFVEAAAGRHPGTPMMTPLGPMDLDTLGSYLLTHMLGHGWDLARALGRPHMADRRRVEFCMPFLTTVMPRVVDPGTAGGLTARYTLGLKGGGPRFTAAFEAGVLTVTPGAAHRPDCTIITEPVTFLLIALGRCSPWTALARGKIYAWGRRPRLAPAFPTYFRAP; encoded by the coding sequence ATGACAGCCTCCCTGCCGGATCTGCGCGTACGTGAGCAGCTGCACGAATCGATAACCGCGACCGCGGAGGACATCGCCGTCCTGCTGCGCGGCGGCGCCGACCCCGCGGCCCGCATCCCCGACTCCGAGTGGACGGTCGGGGAGGCGGCGGCTCACCTCGTCGTCGCCAACGAGCTGATGGCCGAGCTCGCCGCGGGCGCCGACCGGCCCTACGGCGACGGCACCGCGGGGAGCCTGGCCGCGGCCAACGTCGACTCCCTCGCCGCCTTCACGGAGCGCTCGCCCGAGGTGCTGGCGGAGGCCGTCGCCACGCACGCCCGCGCCTTCGTCGAGGCCGCCGCCGGGCGCCACCCCGGAACGCCGATGATGACCCCGCTGGGCCCGATGGACCTGGACACCCTGGGGTCCTACCTGCTCACCCACATGCTCGGCCACGGCTGGGACCTGGCGCGTGCCCTGGGCCGACCGCACATGGCCGACCGTCGGCGGGTCGAGTTCTGCATGCCGTTCCTCACCACCGTCATGCCCCGCGTCGTCGACCCCGGGACCGCCGGCGGTCTCACCGCCCGCTACACGCTCGGGCTGAAGGGCGGCGGCCCCCGCTTCACCGCGGCCTTCGAGGCGGGGGTCCTGACCGTGACCCCGGGAGCGGCTCACCGCCCCGACTGCACCATCATCACCGAGCCGGTCACCTTCCTGCTCATCGCGCTGGGCCGGTGCTCGCCCTGGACCGCCCTCGCCCGCGGCAAGATCTACGCCTGGGGCCGCCGGCCCCGGCTCGCCCCGGCCTTCCCCACCTACTTCCGCGCGCCCTGA
- a CDS encoding PrpF domain-containing protein: MITPALALNRPVGHFAHAEGAPCPTLVLDGATLPPGGAPLLGRLAGIRAELSAAGAGHVLKNALIRPSAHPLFDLDYHFVQSLPGGFDQFDLRGSCGHSILAAVDAAARTGMIPPLAAGHRIRVNVLNNGDNVVCEVTETAVGRTGFTAHFLCNPARPLTDLLMTGEPVTQVMLGRLTVPVSLVSMGNPYVFVAAAGLGVQSREELFGDNPGLFELLGRVRLAVCEQLGWDPSGAFPKVAALLPQPSGAMAVRAISVPSWHPTLALTGATCLGTAMGIEGTVPWSLLRSTGHGGGMVRIDTPGGEVRVVARTAGTAEKPKLAWVSVGGKQVSYHGRAELSADHFTPADDLTPKEPAWLPLPA; this comes from the coding sequence ATGATCACCCCGGCCCTCGCCCTGAACCGTCCGGTGGGCCACTTCGCGCACGCCGAGGGAGCACCCTGCCCGACCCTCGTCCTGGACGGTGCCACGCTGCCGCCCGGCGGGGCGCCGCTGCTGGGGCGACTGGCCGGCATCCGCGCGGAGCTGAGCGCGGCGGGCGCGGGACACGTGCTCAAGAACGCCCTGATCCGGCCCTCCGCCCACCCGCTGTTCGACCTGGACTACCACTTCGTCCAGTCGCTGCCCGGCGGCTTCGACCAGTTCGACCTGCGCGGCTCCTGCGGACACTCGATCCTCGCCGCGGTGGACGCGGCCGCCCGCACCGGGATGATCCCCCCGCTGGCGGCCGGCCACCGGATCCGGGTCAACGTGCTCAACAACGGCGACAACGTGGTCTGCGAGGTCACCGAGACGGCCGTCGGCCGCACCGGCTTCACCGCGCACTTCCTGTGCAACCCGGCCCGCCCGCTGACCGACCTGCTGATGACCGGCGAGCCCGTCACCCAGGTGATGCTCGGCCGGCTCACCGTCCCCGTCTCGCTGGTGTCGATGGGCAACCCGTACGTCTTCGTGGCGGCGGCCGGGCTCGGCGTGCAGAGCCGTGAGGAGCTGTTCGGCGACAACCCCGGGCTGTTCGAACTGCTCGGCCGGGTCCGGCTGGCGGTCTGCGAGCAGCTGGGGTGGGACCCCTCCGGTGCCTTCCCGAAGGTCGCCGCGCTGCTGCCGCAGCCGTCCGGGGCGATGGCGGTCCGCGCGATCTCCGTCCCGTCCTGGCACCCGACGCTGGCGCTGACCGGCGCCACCTGCCTGGGCACCGCGATGGGGATCGAGGGCACCGTGCCCTGGAGCCTGCTGCGCTCCACCGGGCACGGCGGCGGAATGGTCCGGATCGACACCCCCGGCGGCGAGGTGCGGGTGGTGGCGCGGACCGCCGGGACCGCCGAGAAGCCCAAGCTGGCCTGGGTCTCGGTGGGTGGCAAGCAGGTCAGCTACCACGGGCGGGCCGAGCTGTCCGCCGACCACTTCACCCCGGCCGACGACCTCACCCCCAAGGAGCCCGCATGGCTGCCACTGCCGGCCTGA
- a CDS encoding MFS transporter: MLVGLSLSMVLSSLGTSIANVGLPTLAQAFGASFQQVQWIVLAYLLAVTTLIVSVGRLGDLTGRRRLLLAGISLFTVASVLCGLAPTLWLLIAARAAQGVGAAVMMALTMAFVGGTVPKERTGRAMGLLGTMSAIGTALGPSLGGVLISGLGWRAVFLVNAPLGVVALLLTRRHLPADRPRAETGRTGFDRAGTLLLALTLAAYALAMTLGHGSFGGLTVALLLTTALGAALFVRVETRAAAPLIRPASFRDPVLSASLAMSALVSTVMMATLVVGPFYLSRALGLGEAGVGLVLSVGPVVAALTGLPAGRLADRFGAHRTTVAGLLATAAGTGMLALAPSALGVGGYLAPIVVVTMGYAVFQTANNTAVMADVRPDQRGLVSGMLNLSRNLGLITGASVMGAVFALGAATTDVTTARPEAVATGMRVTFALATLLIAVALCASVGSRALARRTPSG, from the coding sequence GTGCTCGTCGGGCTCTCCCTCTCCATGGTGCTGTCCTCGCTCGGCACCAGCATCGCCAACGTCGGTCTGCCGACGCTGGCTCAGGCGTTCGGGGCCTCCTTCCAGCAGGTCCAGTGGATCGTCCTCGCCTATCTCCTCGCCGTCACCACCCTGATCGTCAGCGTCGGACGGCTCGGTGACCTCACCGGCCGCCGACGGCTGCTGCTCGCCGGCATCTCGCTGTTCACGGTCGCCTCGGTTCTGTGCGGCCTCGCCCCCACGCTCTGGCTGCTGATCGCCGCCCGGGCGGCGCAGGGTGTCGGAGCCGCCGTCATGATGGCGCTCACCATGGCGTTCGTGGGCGGCACGGTCCCGAAGGAGCGGACCGGACGGGCCATGGGGCTGCTCGGGACGATGTCCGCGATCGGCACGGCGCTCGGCCCGTCGCTCGGCGGCGTGCTGATCTCCGGACTCGGCTGGCGGGCGGTCTTCCTCGTCAACGCACCGCTGGGCGTCGTGGCCCTCCTGCTCACCCGTCGCCACCTGCCCGCCGACCGTCCGAGAGCGGAAACCGGCCGGACCGGCTTCGACCGGGCGGGGACGCTGCTGCTCGCCCTGACGCTCGCGGCCTACGCACTCGCCATGACGCTCGGTCACGGGAGCTTCGGTGGCCTCACCGTGGCGCTGCTGCTGACGACCGCTCTCGGGGCCGCTCTCTTCGTCCGGGTCGAGACAAGGGCCGCGGCGCCCCTGATCCGACCGGCCTCGTTCCGCGATCCGGTGCTGAGTGCGAGCCTCGCCATGAGCGCGCTCGTCTCCACGGTGATGATGGCGACCCTGGTGGTCGGACCGTTCTACCTCTCCCGTGCGCTCGGGCTCGGTGAGGCCGGCGTCGGACTCGTCCTGTCGGTGGGCCCGGTCGTCGCCGCGCTGACCGGCCTGCCCGCCGGACGCCTGGCGGACCGTTTCGGCGCGCACCGCACGACCGTGGCCGGGCTCCTCGCCACGGCGGCCGGCACCGGCATGCTGGCCCTGGCGCCGTCGGCCCTCGGTGTCGGGGGCTACCTCGCTCCCATCGTCGTCGTGACCATGGGCTACGCGGTGTTCCAGACGGCCAACAACACCGCCGTCATGGCGGACGTCCGCCCGGATCAGCGGGGGCTGGTCTCCGGCATGCTCAACCTGTCGCGCAACCTCGGGCTGATCACGGGCGCCTCGGTCATGGGAGCGGTGTTCGCGCTCGGGGCGGCGACGACCGACGTCACCACGGCGCGCCCGGAGGCCGTCGCCACCGGGATGCGGGTCACCTTCGCCCTCGCGACGCTGCTGATCGCCGTAGCGCTCTGCGCCTCGGTGGGCAGCCGTGCGCTCGCCCGGCGCACGCCGAGCGGCTGA
- the pyrE gene encoding orotate phosphoribosyltransferase: MSQSRIELAGRIRAASHLTGNFLLRSGLTSTEYFDKYRFESDPVLLDAVAEQLAALVPAGTEVLAGLEMGGVPVVTALSRHTGLPAAFIRKKAKPYGTQRLAEGAEVAGRRVLVVEDVVTSGGQVVLSSADLRALGADVRQALCVIDRGQGGADALAAEGIGLLSLLTADDLRPR; the protein is encoded by the coding sequence ATGTCCCAGTCCCGAATCGAACTCGCCGGCCGGATCCGTGCCGCGTCCCACCTGACCGGGAACTTCCTGCTGCGCTCGGGCCTGACCTCCACCGAGTACTTCGACAAGTACCGCTTCGAGAGCGACCCGGTGCTCCTCGACGCCGTCGCCGAACAGCTCGCCGCGCTCGTCCCGGCCGGCACCGAGGTGCTGGCCGGCCTGGAGATGGGCGGCGTCCCGGTGGTCACCGCCCTGAGCCGGCACACCGGGCTGCCCGCCGCCTTCATCCGCAAGAAGGCCAAGCCGTACGGCACCCAGCGGCTCGCGGAGGGCGCCGAGGTGGCGGGCCGCCGGGTCCTGGTGGTGGAGGACGTGGTCACCAGCGGCGGCCAGGTCGTGCTGTCCAGCGCCGACCTGCGCGCCCTCGGCGCGGACGTCCGGCAGGCCCTGTGCGTCATCGACCGCGGCCAGGGCGGGGCCGACGCCCTCGCCGCCGAGGGTATCGGGCTGCTCTCGCTGCTCACCGCGGACGACCTCCGCCCGCGGTGA
- a CDS encoding dihydroorotase family protein: protein MEPLNTLSAEAVTESATTADLVVTGGLLVTPEGVREGAVVIRDGLVDAVLDVDEPLPAGPRLDATGRYVLPGLIDSHVHFRTPGLEYKEDWEHGSRAAIVGGVTTVLDMPNTRPFSLDPDDLLAKAELIKGRSWVDYRFHIGADPANPSVLADLDPEVATSAKVFMAGHHTAPVVASDPEQLRAIFEAAAEGGVRLVLHAEDQHVFDLLDTWQGEPGTYAEYEPHRPRTGAIVAVARVIELVRRYGTAAHVLHVSTAEEVDLLVAAAAEGLPVTFEVTGHHLSFTDADTCRRGPRTRLSPAIRGLSDQQRLWHAVLGGQAASLGSDHAPHTVEEKNRSATEAPPGLPGVQELAVGVWTGLRSQRLSPDEAALTLARLMGTGPAELFRLPGKGRIAVGADADLVLFDPQARWQMSGSDVRSKCGWSAYEGWTFTGRVETTVKAGKVVWDLGTGFAGEPSGRWLSPAPLAGQAGAPAVAPVAVAR from the coding sequence ATGGAACCACTGAACACTCTCTCGGCCGAGGCCGTCACCGAGTCCGCCACCACCGCCGACCTGGTGGTCACGGGCGGTCTGCTGGTCACCCCCGAGGGGGTCCGCGAGGGCGCCGTGGTGATCCGGGACGGTCTGGTCGACGCCGTCCTCGACGTCGACGAGCCGCTGCCGGCCGGCCCGCGGCTGGACGCCACCGGCCGGTACGTCCTGCCGGGCCTGATCGACTCGCACGTCCACTTCCGCACCCCGGGGCTGGAGTACAAGGAGGACTGGGAGCACGGCAGCCGGGCCGCCATCGTCGGCGGTGTCACCACCGTGCTCGACATGCCGAACACCAGGCCGTTCTCACTGGACCCGGACGACCTGCTGGCCAAGGCCGAGCTGATCAAGGGCCGCTCCTGGGTGGACTACCGGTTCCACATCGGCGCGGACCCGGCCAATCCGTCGGTCCTCGCCGATCTCGACCCCGAGGTGGCCACCTCGGCCAAGGTGTTCATGGCCGGCCACCACACCGCGCCGGTGGTCGCCAGCGACCCCGAGCAGCTGCGGGCCATCTTCGAGGCCGCCGCCGAGGGCGGCGTACGCCTGGTCCTGCACGCGGAGGACCAGCACGTCTTCGACCTGCTGGACACCTGGCAGGGCGAGCCCGGCACCTACGCCGAGTACGAGCCGCACCGCCCGCGGACCGGCGCGATCGTGGCCGTCGCCCGGGTGATCGAGCTGGTCCGCCGGTACGGCACCGCGGCGCACGTCCTGCACGTCTCCACCGCCGAGGAGGTGGACCTGCTGGTGGCCGCCGCCGCCGAGGGCCTCCCGGTGACCTTCGAGGTGACCGGGCACCACCTGTCCTTCACCGACGCCGACACCTGCCGGCGCGGCCCGCGCACCCGGCTCTCCCCGGCCATCCGGGGGCTCTCCGACCAGCAGCGGCTCTGGCACGCCGTGCTCGGCGGCCAGGCCGCCAGCCTCGGCAGCGACCACGCCCCGCACACCGTCGAGGAGAAGAACCGTTCGGCCACCGAGGCCCCGCCCGGTCTGCCCGGCGTCCAGGAGCTCGCGGTCGGCGTCTGGACCGGCCTGCGCTCCCAGCGGCTCTCGCCGGACGAGGCCGCGCTCACCCTGGCCCGGCTGATGGGCACCGGACCGGCCGAGCTCTTCCGGCTCCCCGGCAAGGGGCGCATCGCCGTCGGCGCCGACGCCGACCTGGTCCTCTTCGACCCGCAGGCGCGCTGGCAGATGTCCGGCAGCGACGTGCGCTCCAAGTGCGGCTGGTCGGCCTACGAGGGCTGGACGTTCACCGGCCGCGTGGAGACCACGGTCAAGGCCGGAAAGGTGGTCTGGGACCTCGGGACCGGCTTCGCCGGGGAGCCCTCCGGCCGCTGGCTCTCGCCGGCGCCGCTCGCCGGGCAGGCCGGTGCGCCGGCCGTCGCCCCCGTGGCGGTGGCCCGATGA
- a CDS encoding flavin reductase family protein: MSATVLEAGPGTVADPAPAPASVDPAAFRAAMAALAAPVTVVTCFDEDGAPRGLTASAVASLSLDPPLFLVCLDKRSSTHDVLAGAPSFRVNLMGPGNERLALQFAGPARDRFAGLRPGQGPAPVLDGAALSLSCEHHGVRDGGDHTILIGRVTAITGAADGACAAAGGLLWHQRGFAHATPVPPSS; this comes from the coding sequence ATGAGCGCCACCGTGCTCGAAGCCGGCCCGGGCACGGTGGCCGACCCGGCCCCGGCCCCGGCCTCGGTCGACCCCGCCGCCTTCCGAGCCGCGATGGCCGCCCTCGCCGCCCCCGTCACCGTGGTGACCTGCTTCGACGAGGACGGCGCCCCCCGGGGCCTGACCGCCAGCGCGGTCGCGTCCCTCTCGCTGGACCCGCCGCTCTTCCTGGTCTGCCTGGACAAGCGCTCCAGCACGCACGACGTGCTGGCCGGCGCGCCGTCCTTCCGCGTGAACCTGATGGGTCCCGGAAACGAGCGCCTCGCCCTGCAGTTCGCCGGCCCGGCCCGCGACCGCTTCGCCGGGCTGCGCCCCGGCCAGGGGCCAGCCCCGGTCCTGGACGGCGCCGCGCTCAGCCTCAGCTGCGAGCACCACGGCGTCCGGGACGGCGGTGACCACACCATCCTGATCGGCCGGGTCACCGCCATCACCGGCGCCGCCGACGGCGCCTGCGCGGCGGCCGGCGGACTGCTCTGGCACCAGCGCGGATTCGCCCACGCCACCCCCGTCCCGCCCTCGTCCTGA
- the asnB gene encoding asparagine synthase (glutamine-hydrolyzing) has protein sequence MCRIYGSFNAHSSHQELRTVAALLHHGGPDAQSFALDGGWALGNNRLAIMDVEGGAQPYRLDGITVVFNGELYNHHELRETLRRRGFSFEDQCDGNVLPALYLVYGDRFTEHLDGMYSVAVMDLRDEPRLVIATDDSGMKPLYYSWDDQQARLLFASELPALLGFGGLTAREAELGLDAYLSAKTPFGEQTMFDGIKVLPPATTAVVTRAGLSLSSRPLGHTTQRGPAPTGRSLRAAAEELRELLRSEVHRLLVADVPVAAVTSGGLDSSLVTALAAEAKADLHTFNIAYSGNWPSDERHYAVEVARATGTTHHQVEIDPTTFPDLLADVVWHLGQPNADPITLSTFSLFRAVRDAGFKVALTGDAADELFGGYSRMTEAVEAPVGLGWVPAYLDHLAAVPLALRRKLYTDDFASAVRAHGPSLPQELIDTLENGSGTRLQRICAAEQQYRLPAYHLRRVDHLSMASSVEVRLPFCQPSVVRYAAALADEHRITPDGVKRALYAAAEGLIPASVLNRPKQPFTLPITAMLSPGSALWNTARDVLSEAALRADGRLRPEAVAQLFEQQAQRPSDASSLALWSLMTHQMWRQQFFGGARRDVTTAGAR, from the coding sequence ATGTGCCGCATCTACGGCTCCTTCAACGCCCACTCCAGCCACCAGGAGCTGCGCACCGTCGCCGCCCTGTTGCACCACGGCGGGCCCGACGCGCAGAGTTTCGCGCTGGACGGCGGCTGGGCGCTCGGCAACAACCGGCTCGCCATCATGGACGTCGAGGGCGGCGCCCAGCCCTACCGGCTCGACGGGATCACCGTCGTCTTCAACGGCGAGCTCTACAACCACCACGAGCTGCGCGAGACGCTGCGGCGCCGCGGGTTCTCCTTCGAGGACCAGTGCGACGGCAACGTCCTGCCCGCGCTCTACCTGGTGTACGGGGACCGCTTCACCGAGCACCTGGACGGCATGTACTCGGTCGCCGTGATGGACCTGCGCGACGAGCCGCGCCTGGTCATCGCCACCGACGACTCGGGCATGAAGCCGCTCTACTACTCCTGGGACGACCAGCAGGCCCGGCTGCTCTTCGCCTCCGAGCTCCCCGCGCTGCTCGGCTTCGGCGGCCTGACCGCCCGCGAGGCCGAACTCGGCCTGGACGCCTACCTGTCGGCGAAGACCCCGTTCGGCGAGCAGACCATGTTCGACGGCATCAAGGTGCTGCCCCCGGCCACCACCGCCGTGGTCACCCGGGCCGGACTCAGCCTGAGCAGCCGTCCGCTCGGCCACACCACCCAGCGCGGGCCGGCCCCGACCGGCCGCTCGCTGCGGGCCGCCGCCGAGGAGCTGCGCGAGCTGCTCCGATCCGAGGTGCACCGGCTGCTCGTCGCGGACGTCCCGGTGGCCGCCGTCACCTCCGGCGGCCTGGACTCCAGCCTGGTCACCGCGCTGGCCGCGGAGGCCAAGGCCGACCTGCACACCTTCAACATCGCCTACAGCGGCAACTGGCCCTCCGACGAGCGGCACTACGCCGTGGAGGTCGCCCGGGCCACCGGCACCACGCACCACCAGGTCGAGATCGACCCGACCACCTTCCCCGACCTGCTCGCGGACGTGGTCTGGCACCTCGGCCAGCCGAACGCCGACCCGATCACGCTCAGCACCTTCTCGCTGTTCCGGGCGGTGCGCGACGCCGGTTTCAAGGTGGCGCTCACCGGCGACGCGGCGGACGAACTGTTCGGCGGCTACTCCCGGATGACCGAGGCCGTGGAGGCCCCCGTCGGCCTCGGCTGGGTCCCGGCCTACCTGGACCACCTGGCCGCCGTCCCGCTGGCGCTGCGCCGCAAGCTCTACACCGACGACTTCGCCTCGGCGGTCCGCGCGCACGGCCCCTCGCTGCCGCAGGAGCTGATCGACACCCTGGAGAACGGCAGCGGCACCCGCCTGCAGCGGATCTGCGCGGCCGAGCAGCAGTACCGGCTGCCCGCGTACCACCTGCGTCGGGTCGACCACCTCAGCATGGCCAGCTCGGTCGAGGTCCGGCTGCCCTTCTGCCAGCCCAGCGTCGTGCGGTACGCGGCGGCGCTGGCCGACGAGCACCGGATCACCCCGGACGGCGTCAAGCGCGCCCTGTACGCGGCGGCCGAGGGCCTGATCCCGGCGAGCGTCCTGAACCGGCCCAAGCAGCCGTTCACGCTGCCGATCACCGCGATGCTGTCCCCCGGTTCCGCGCTCTGGAACACCGCCCGGGACGTGCTGTCCGAGGCGGCGCTTCGGGCCGACGGCCGGCTCCGCCCGGAGGCCGTCGCCCAGCTCTTCGAGCAGCAGGCGCAGCGCCCCTCCGACGCGTCCTCGCTGGCCCTGTGGTCGCTGATGACGCACCAGATGTGGCGTCAGCAGTTCTTCGGCGGCGCCCGGCGCGACGTCACCACCGCGGGGGCACGATGA
- a CDS encoding acyl-CoA dehydrogenase family protein produces MAATAGLTEIDTDLPAPSVLAELAACAAAADRSGAPDLAAVAVLREHRLLGLAVPREYGGAGAGPVDLNRCVERVATANGSAAIMLFQHFAVTSRIVEQGSAAQLAEILPELASGRWLAASAWSETGAGANKKNLATKGRRTADGGWVLDGAKSFTTSAGVADVYLVLAQTGEPDTTQADSGYGAAGQTFFLIRADNPGLLPDTSLRLAGMRGSATGFVSLHDCRLTDEDRLGPQGVAASIIARVRESGATLGAVAVGLAQAALDAAFDHARKRGLLGMQAVQHRLVDLTTEVETARGIVERAGRREAADPGLTTLHSKLFASAAADRVCSGVEQLLGSAGYIDAHPVNRYGRDARAVALMGPTNDLCRELVSMSWNH; encoded by the coding sequence ATGGCTGCCACTGCCGGCCTGACCGAGATCGACACGGACCTGCCGGCGCCGTCCGTGCTGGCCGAACTCGCCGCGTGTGCGGCCGCCGCCGACCGCAGCGGGGCACCCGACCTGGCCGCCGTCGCCGTGCTGCGCGAGCACCGGCTGCTCGGGCTCGCGGTGCCGCGCGAGTACGGCGGCGCCGGGGCCGGCCCGGTGGACCTCAACCGCTGCGTGGAGCGGGTGGCCACGGCCAACGGCTCCGCCGCGATCATGCTGTTCCAGCACTTCGCGGTCACCAGCCGGATCGTCGAGCAGGGCTCGGCGGCCCAACTGGCCGAGATCCTGCCCGAACTGGCCTCCGGTCGGTGGCTGGCGGCCTCCGCCTGGAGCGAGACCGGAGCCGGCGCCAACAAGAAGAACCTGGCGACCAAGGGCCGGCGGACGGCCGACGGCGGCTGGGTGCTGGACGGGGCCAAGTCCTTCACCACCAGCGCCGGGGTGGCCGACGTCTACCTGGTGCTGGCCCAGACCGGCGAGCCCGACACCACGCAGGCGGACAGCGGCTACGGGGCCGCGGGCCAGACCTTCTTCCTGATCCGCGCCGACAACCCCGGCCTGCTGCCGGACACCTCGCTGCGGCTGGCCGGCATGCGCGGCTCGGCGACCGGCTTCGTCTCGCTGCACGACTGCCGGCTGACGGACGAGGACCGGCTCGGCCCGCAGGGAGTGGCGGCCTCGATCATCGCCCGGGTCCGGGAGAGCGGCGCCACCCTCGGGGCGGTCGCGGTCGGCCTGGCGCAGGCCGCCCTGGACGCCGCCTTCGACCACGCCCGCAAGCGCGGTCTGCTCGGGATGCAGGCGGTGCAGCACCGCTTGGTCGACCTGACCACGGAGGTCGAGACGGCCCGCGGGATCGTCGAGCGGGCCGGTCGCCGGGAGGCCGCCGACCCCGGCCTGACCACGCTGCACTCCAAGCTCTTCGCCTCCGCCGCCGCGGACCGGGTCTGCTCGGGGGTGGAGCAACTGCTCGGCTCGGCCGGCTACATCGACGCACACCCCGTCAACCGCTACGGGCGCGACGCGCGCGCCGTCGCGCTGATGGGCCCGACCAACGATCTCTGCAGGGAACTGGTGAGCATGTCATGGAACCACTGA
- the dacB gene encoding D-alanyl-D-alanine carboxypeptidase/D-alanyl-D-alanine-endopeptidase: MRSIPARRRTWAAAALTTALVAATTTGAAGVAPAPHDDLGPEIAAIMNKPGYEHAQWGLLEVDDATGRIVHSQYPDQFFIPGSTAKLISVSGAWHALGGDHRFTTPVQAVGERQGTALNGSLVVVAQGDLTLGGRTAPDGSVSYTPIDHTYANDVPGATLTPEDPLAGLDMIAQQVRQSGITEVRGNVAVDSRLFTSFPELDPSPTPLIVNDNVIDLLTTATAPGRAAQLSWRPQVAPYQVDSTVRTVAAGGPTDISVSASPDGTRISLSGTIAADAQPTLRISPVQDPAAFGRTALIEALARAGVTVAAPPTGPNPTGVVPDSYDGTQRVAAYVSPVYAEYAKLIFKVSHNLGANLAICLMAVTAGSHRCEDGFPVLDDFLRGAGIDPTQAQLLDGRGGNPVDRVTPRVESELLHYWQGTPDATRFREAQPILGVDGLLAFVCDGCPDCPGRGKVWAKTGTVAGFDALNRRIAVGADTIGGYLDAGHGRLHTFYLAVNGASTPDIDGVIQIGDDLARIAGLLQEQAAARGGA, translated from the coding sequence ATGAGATCGATCCCTGCACGCCGGCGTACCTGGGCCGCCGCCGCCCTCACCACGGCGCTGGTCGCGGCGACGACGACGGGCGCGGCAGGCGTCGCGCCGGCACCGCACGACGACCTCGGCCCCGAGATCGCGGCGATCATGAACAAGCCGGGCTACGAACACGCCCAGTGGGGCCTGCTGGAGGTGGACGACGCGACCGGGCGGATCGTCCACTCGCAGTACCCCGACCAGTTCTTCATCCCCGGTTCGACGGCCAAGCTGATCAGCGTCTCGGGCGCCTGGCACGCACTCGGCGGCGACCACCGCTTCACCACACCGGTGCAGGCGGTCGGCGAGCGGCAGGGGACGGCGCTGAACGGCTCGCTGGTCGTGGTCGCGCAGGGCGACCTCACCCTGGGCGGCCGGACCGCACCGGACGGATCCGTCTCCTACACCCCGATCGACCACACCTACGCGAACGACGTCCCCGGTGCGACGCTCACCCCCGAGGACCCGCTGGCCGGACTGGACATGATCGCCCAGCAGGTACGGCAGTCGGGCATCACCGAGGTCCGGGGGAACGTCGCCGTCGACTCCCGCCTCTTCACGTCCTTCCCCGAACTGGATCCGAGCCCGACCCCGCTCATCGTCAACGACAACGTGATCGACCTGCTGACCACCGCGACCGCACCCGGCCGGGCGGCGCAGCTCAGCTGGCGCCCGCAGGTCGCGCCGTACCAGGTGGATTCGACCGTGCGGACCGTCGCCGCAGGCGGCCCGACGGACATCAGCGTCTCCGCCTCGCCGGACGGCACCCGTATCAGCCTCTCCGGCACGATCGCGGCCGACGCGCAGCCGACGCTGCGGATCTCCCCCGTCCAGGACCCGGCGGCCTTCGGCCGGACGGCCCTGATCGAGGCCCTCGCCCGCGCGGGCGTCACGGTCGCCGCCCCGCCGACCGGCCCGAACCCCACCGGTGTGGTGCCGGACTCCTACGACGGCACACAGCGGGTGGCCGCGTACGTCTCCCCGGTCTACGCCGAGTACGCCAAGCTGATCTTCAAGGTCAGCCACAACCTCGGCGCGAACCTCGCGATCTGCCTGATGGCCGTCACCGCGGGCAGCCACCGCTGTGAGGACGGCTTCCCCGTCCTCGACGACTTCCTGCGCGGGGCCGGCATCGACCCGACCCAGGCGCAGTTGCTGGACGGCCGCGGCGGCAACCCGGTGGACCGGGTCACCCCGCGGGTGGAGAGCGAGCTGCTGCACTACTGGCAGGGCACCCCGGACGCGACCCGGTTCCGGGAGGCCCAGCCGATCCTCGGGGTGGACGGACTGCTGGCGTTCGTCTGCGACGGGTGCCCCGACTGCCCGGGCAGGGGGAAGGTGTGGGCCAAGACCGGCACCGTCGCCGGCTTCGACGCGCTCAACCGGCGGATCGCGGTCGGTGCCGACACCATCGGCGGCTACCTCGACGCGGGCCACGGGCGGCTGCACACCTTCTACCTGGCGGTGAACGGGGCCTCCACCCCGGACATCGACGGGGTCATCCAGATCGGCGACGACCTGGCCCGGATCGCTGGTCTCCTGCAGGAGCAGGCCGCCGCCAGGGGCGGTGCCTGA